A genome region from Populus alba chromosome 3, ASM523922v2, whole genome shotgun sequence includes the following:
- the LOC118051744 gene encoding uncharacterized protein isoform X1: protein MRFFKRLAGFLGFAKDDGGHEVKDQQEQEEDEEDHHQHPNQAPFRSNFQETGLPRKGFSVPLQVAVERPQLGPVIVYCNSGDGGVQGLRWYAKRLRIDEDGDVADEFFDEVLPDTSSNVDEQHKRLLRFEVKYSTRPAKIKTQMMSHDGKIQQCVEHQGRLQWV, encoded by the exons ATGCGATTCTTTAAGAGGTTAGCGGGGTTTCTTGGATTTGCTAAAGATGATGGAGGCCACGAAGTGAAAGAccaacaagaacaagaagaagacgaagaagatcatcatcaacacccCAACCAGGCCCCTTTTCGCTCCAATTTCCAAGAAACCGGGCTTCCCCGTAAAGGTTTTAGCGTCCCTCTCCAAGTCGCCGTCGAACGCCCCCAGCTTGGACCCGTGATCGTCTACTGCAACTCTGGTGACGGCGGCGTTCAG GGTCTGAGATGGTATGCAAAACGCCTCAGGATAGATGAAGATGGAGACGTGGCGGATGAGTTCTTTGACGAGGTTTTACCGGATACATCTTCCAATGTTGATGAACAACACAAGCGTCTGCTGAGGTTTGAAGTGAAGTACAGTACCCGGCCAGCTAAAATCAAGACGCAGATGATGTCACATGATGGAAAAATTCAACAGTGTGTGGAACATCAAGGGAGACTGCAGTGGGTATAA
- the LOC118051744 gene encoding uncharacterized protein isoform X2: protein MRFFKRLAGFLGFAKDDGGHEVKDQQEQEEDEEDHHQHPNQAPFRSNFQETGLPRKGFSVPLQVAVERPQLGPVIVYCNSGDGGVQLRKIYDCWCLLRK from the exons ATGCGATTCTTTAAGAGGTTAGCGGGGTTTCTTGGATTTGCTAAAGATGATGGAGGCCACGAAGTGAAAGAccaacaagaacaagaagaagacgaagaagatcatcatcaacacccCAACCAGGCCCCTTTTCGCTCCAATTTCCAAGAAACCGGGCTTCCCCGTAAAGGTTTTAGCGTCCCTCTCCAAGTCGCCGTCGAACGCCCCCAGCTTGGACCCGTGATCGTCTACTGCAACTCTGGTGACGGCGGCGTTCAG CTGCGGAAGATATATGATTGCTGGTGTTTACTAAGGA AATGA
- the LOC118051743 gene encoding AP-2 complex subunit mu has translation MPVAASAVYFLNLRGDVLINRLYRDDVGGNMVDAFRTHIMQTKELGTCPVRQIGGCSFFYMRISNVYIVIVVSSNANVACAFKFVVEAVALFKSYFGGAFDEDAIRNNFVLIYELLDEIMDFGYPQNLSPEILKLYITQEGVRSPFSSKPTDKPVPNATLQVTGAVGWRREGLVYKKNEVFLDIVESVNLLMSSKGNVLRCDVTGKVLMKCFLSGMPDLKLGLNDKIGLEKESQLKSRPAKSGKTIELDDVTFHQCVNLTRFNSEKTVSFVPPDGEFELMKYRITEGVNLPFRVLPTIKELGRTRMEVNVKVKSVFGAKMFALGVVIKIPVPKQTAKTSFQVTSGRAKYNAAIDCIVWKIRKFPGQTEPTMSAEVELISTMAEKKSWTRPPIQMEFQVPMFTASGLRVRFLKVWEKSGYNTVEWVRYITKAGSYEIRC, from the exons ATGCCGGTGGCTGCTTCCGCCGTCTACTTCTTGAATCTTCGCGGCGATGTCCTTATCAATCGCCTCTATCGTGACGATGTCGG TGGAAATATGGTGGATGCCTTCCGGACACATATAATGCAAACAAAAGAACTGGGAACGTGTCCAGTGCGGCAGATTGGAGGTTGCTCTTTCTTTTACATGAGAATTAGCAATGTCTACATTGTGATTGTTGTCAGCAGCAATGCTAATGTAGCTTGTGCATTCAAGTTTGTTGTGGAG GCTGTTGCATTGTTCAAATCATACTTTGGTGGGGCTTTTGATGAAGATGCCATCAGAAATAATTTTGTTCTGATTTATGAGCTACTGGATG AGATCATGGACTTTGGTTACCCACAAAATCTTTCTCCTGAGATTTTAAAGCTTTACATCACACAAGAAGGAGTCCGCTCACCTTTTTCGTCCAAg CCCACAGATAAACCTGTCCCCAATGCAACTTTACAAGTTACAGGTGCTGTCGGTTGGCGCAGAGAAGGCCTtgtttataaaaagaatgag GTTTTTTTGGATATTGTAGAGAGTGTTAACCTTCTTATGTCTTCAAAAG GTAATGTTCTGCGCTGTGATGTAACTGGGAAGGTTCTTATGAAGTGCTTCCTCTCTGGAATGCCTGATTTGAAGTTGggtttaaatgataaaattggtCTTGAGAAAGAATCGCAACTGAAATCTCGTCCTGCTAAAAG TGGCAAAACAATTGAGCTTGATGATGTTACTTTCCATCAATGTGTAAATTTGACGAGGTTTAACTCAGAGAAGACTGTAAGTTTTGTCCCACCAGATGGTGAATTTGAATTGATGAA GTATCGTATCACTGAAGGGGTTAATCTTCCATTTCGGGTATTGCCAACAATCAAGGAACTTGGTCGAACACGCATGGAAGTGAATGTCAAG GTTAAGAGTGTCTTTGGTGCAAAAATGTTTGCACTAGGGGTTGTCATCAAAATTCCTGTTCCAAAACAAACTGCTAAAACCAGTTTCCAAGTTACATCTGGTCGAGCAAAGTACAATGCTGCAATTGATTGCATAGTTTGGAA GATAAGAAAATTTCCTGGACAAACCGAGCCAACCATGAGCGCAGAAGTCGAGCTGATTTCTACCATGGCAGAAAAGAAGTCTTGGACGAGGCCTCCAATTCAGATGGAGTTCCAGGTTCCAATGTTTACAGCATCTGGTTTACGCGTTCGTTTTCTGAAG GTATGGGAGAAAAGTGGGTACAACACAGTTGAATGGGTTCGTTACATTACCAAAGCAGGCTCGTATGAGATTAGGTGCTAG